One window of Curtobacterium sp. 458 genomic DNA carries:
- the gyrA gene encoding DNA gyrase subunit A, with the protein MADDNENGADEQPEIVHGDSGDIVVSGDRISQVDLQLEMQRSYLDYAMSVIVGRALPEVRDGLKPVHRRVLYAMYDGGYRPDRAFSKCSRVVGDVMGQFHPHGDSAIYDALVRLVQPWSLRYPLALGQGNFGSAGNDGAAAPRYTETKMAPLALEMVRDIEEETVDFQDNYDGRTQEPAILPSRFPNLLVNGSVGIAVGMATNIPPHNLREVADGAKWALENPEATREELLVALMQRIKGPDFPTGAQILGTKGIQDAYRTGRGSITMRAVVNVEEIQGRTCLVVTELPYQVNPDNLAIKIAEGVKDGKLAGIADIRDETSGRTGQRLVIVLKRDAVAKVVLNNLYKHTQLQENFGANMLAIVDGVPRTLALDGFISAWVDHQIDVIVRRTQYRLREAEKRAHILRGYLKALDALDEVIALIRRSPDAEEARSGLMELLDVDEIQARAILELQLRRLAALERQKIHDEAEELERKIADFNDILAKPERQRSIIIEELDEIVARFGDDRRSEIMLGFDGDMSMEDLIPEEEMVVTITRGGYVKRTRSDNYRSQHRGGRGVKGAQLRADDVVEHFFVTTTHHWLLFLTDKGRVYRAKTYELQEAGRDAKGQHVANLLAMQPDEQIQQVLDIRDYEAAQYLVLATQHGLVKKTALTEYDTNRSGGIIAINLRDGDTLVQALLVDETDDLLLVSKHGMSLRFTASNDALRPMGRSTSGVKGMSFRDDDSLLAARVVSDDGYVWVMTEGGYAKRTSVDQYRVQGRGGLGIKVAKLAADRGDLVGALIVGEDDEVLVVLQSGKVVRSAVAEVPAKGRDTMGVVFARFADNDRIIAVARNSERNLDDQDDAEIEPAGPVETVSPTEAADDQPADREAGEDQSSNE; encoded by the coding sequence ATGGCTGACGACAACGAGAACGGCGCCGACGAGCAGCCCGAGATCGTGCACGGCGACAGCGGAGACATCGTCGTCTCCGGTGACCGCATCTCGCAGGTCGACCTGCAGCTCGAGATGCAGCGCTCCTACCTCGACTACGCGATGTCGGTCATCGTCGGCCGCGCGCTGCCGGAGGTCCGTGACGGGCTGAAGCCGGTGCACCGCCGCGTCCTCTACGCGATGTACGACGGCGGCTACCGCCCCGACCGCGCGTTCTCGAAGTGCTCCCGCGTCGTCGGCGACGTCATGGGCCAGTTCCACCCGCACGGCGACTCGGCGATCTACGACGCGCTCGTCCGCCTCGTGCAGCCGTGGTCCCTGCGGTACCCGCTCGCGCTCGGCCAGGGCAACTTCGGCTCTGCCGGCAACGACGGCGCCGCCGCCCCGCGGTACACCGAGACCAAGATGGCCCCGCTCGCCCTCGAGATGGTGCGGGACATCGAGGAAGAGACCGTCGACTTCCAGGACAACTACGACGGTCGCACCCAGGAGCCGGCGATCCTGCCGTCGCGATTCCCGAACCTCCTCGTCAACGGCTCGGTCGGCATCGCCGTCGGCATGGCGACGAACATCCCGCCGCACAACCTCCGCGAGGTCGCGGACGGCGCGAAGTGGGCACTCGAGAACCCCGAGGCGACGCGTGAGGAACTCCTCGTCGCGCTCATGCAGCGGATCAAGGGCCCGGACTTCCCGACCGGCGCGCAGATCCTCGGCACCAAGGGCATCCAGGACGCCTACCGGACCGGCCGCGGCTCGATCACGATGCGCGCCGTCGTGAACGTCGAGGAGATCCAGGGCCGCACGTGCCTCGTCGTCACCGAGCTGCCGTACCAGGTGAACCCGGACAACCTCGCGATCAAGATCGCCGAGGGCGTGAAGGACGGCAAGCTCGCCGGCATCGCCGACATCCGCGACGAGACGTCGGGCCGCACCGGTCAGCGCCTCGTCATCGTGCTGAAGCGCGACGCGGTGGCGAAGGTCGTCCTCAACAACCTGTACAAGCACACGCAGCTGCAGGAGAACTTCGGCGCGAACATGCTCGCGATCGTCGACGGCGTGCCCCGCACCCTCGCGCTCGACGGGTTCATCTCCGCCTGGGTCGACCACCAGATCGACGTCATCGTCCGCCGCACCCAGTACCGGCTGCGCGAGGCCGAGAAGCGCGCGCACATCCTCCGCGGGTACCTCAAGGCCCTCGACGCGCTCGACGAGGTCATCGCGCTCATCCGTCGGTCGCCCGACGCCGAAGAGGCCCGCTCCGGTCTGATGGAGCTCCTCGACGTCGACGAGATCCAGGCGCGTGCGATCCTCGAGCTCCAGCTCCGTCGCCTCGCTGCCCTCGAGCGGCAGAAGATCCACGACGAGGCCGAGGAACTCGAGCGGAAGATCGCCGACTTCAACGACATCCTCGCGAAGCCCGAGCGGCAGCGTTCGATCATCATCGAGGAGCTCGACGAGATCGTCGCGCGCTTCGGGGACGACCGCCGCAGCGAGATCATGCTCGGCTTCGACGGCGACATGTCGATGGAAGACCTCATCCCCGAGGAGGAGATGGTCGTCACCATCACCCGCGGCGGGTACGTCAAGCGCACCCGGAGCGACAACTACCGGTCGCAGCACCGCGGTGGTCGCGGGGTGAAGGGCGCGCAGCTCCGCGCCGACGACGTCGTCGAGCACTTCTTCGTCACCACGACGCACCACTGGCTGCTGTTCCTGACGGACAAGGGCCGGGTCTACCGCGCGAAGACGTACGAGCTGCAGGAGGCCGGCCGCGACGCCAAGGGTCAGCACGTCGCGAACCTCCTCGCGATGCAGCCCGACGAGCAGATCCAGCAGGTGCTCGACATCCGCGACTACGAGGCCGCGCAGTACCTCGTGCTCGCGACGCAGCACGGGCTCGTCAAGAAGACCGCGCTCACCGAGTACGACACGAACCGCAGCGGCGGCATCATCGCGATCAACCTCCGCGACGGTGACACCCTCGTCCAGGCGCTGCTCGTCGACGAGACCGACGACCTGCTCCTCGTGTCGAAGCACGGCATGTCGCTGCGCTTCACCGCCTCGAACGACGCGCTCCGCCCGATGGGCCGATCGACGTCGGGCGTGAAGGGCATGTCCTTCCGGGACGACGACTCCCTGCTCGCGGCGCGGGTCGTCTCGGACGACGGCTACGTCTGGGTGATGACCGAGGGCGGGTACGCGAAGCGCACCTCCGTCGACCAGTACCGCGTACAGGGCCGTGGTGGTCTCGGCATCAAGGTGGCCAAGCTGGCCGCCGACCGGGGCGACCTTGTGGGGGCTCTCATCGTGGGCGAGGACGACGAGGTGCTCGTCGTGCTGCAATCGGGCAAGGTGGTAAGGTCTGCCGTGGCCGAGGTGCCCGCCAAGGGCCGCGACACGATGGGCGTCGTCTTCGCGAGGTTCGCGGACAACGACCGCATCATCGCAGTGGCCCGGAACAGTGAGCGGAACCTGGACGACCAGGACGACGCCGAGATCGAGCCCGCGGGCCCGGTGGAGACGGTCAGCCCGACCGAAGCAGCCGACGACCAGCCCGCCGACCGCGAGGCCGGAGAGGACCAGTCAAGCAATGAGTAG
- the gyrB gene encoding DNA topoisomerase (ATP-hydrolyzing) subunit B, which produces MTSGSDDAQKNEPSYGADQIQVLEGLEAVRKRPGMYIGSTGPRGLHHLVYEIVDNSVDEALAGYCDTIGITIREDGGIRVVDNGRGIPVSTHPTEGVSTLQVVLTVLHAGGKFGGGGYAVSGGLHGVGSSVVNALSTELDVEVARDGHVYRQSYTDGVPVAPVAEGEETDRTGTTITFWPNDQIFETTEFDYETLRTRFQQTAFLNKGLKIELRDERTPDEGEEARKDTFHYERGLIDYVEYLNAQKKSDKVHEDVISIEAEDKERQIALEIAMQWNTSYQESVHTFANTINTHEGGTHEEGFRAALTWLVNKYARENKIIKEKDDNLTGDDIREGLTAVISIKLGEPQFEGQTKTKLGNTEAKGFVQKVVGTELADWFDRNPTQARDVIRKAIQASQARLAARKARETTRRKGLLESGGMPGKLKDCQSKDPTISEIFMVEGDSAGGSAVQGRNPLTQAILPLRGKILNVEKARLDRALANQEIQSMITAFGAGIGEDFDPEKARYHKIVLMADADVDGQHITTLLLTLLFRYMRPLIERGYVYLAQPPLYRLKWSNSAHEYVFSDRERDALLQAGLASGKRIPKDNGIQRYKGLGEMDYKELWDTTMNPDTRTLLQVTLEDAAAVDSVFATLMGEDVDARRQFIQQNAKDVRFLDI; this is translated from the coding sequence ATGACATCAGGATCTGACGACGCACAGAAGAACGAACCGTCCTACGGTGCAGACCAGATCCAGGTGCTGGAGGGCCTCGAAGCCGTCCGCAAGCGCCCGGGCATGTACATCGGCTCGACGGGTCCGCGCGGTCTCCACCACCTGGTCTACGAGATCGTCGACAACTCTGTCGACGAAGCCCTCGCCGGCTACTGCGACACGATCGGCATCACCATCCGTGAAGACGGTGGCATCCGCGTGGTCGACAACGGCCGTGGCATCCCGGTCAGCACGCACCCGACCGAGGGTGTCTCCACCCTCCAGGTCGTCCTGACCGTCCTCCACGCCGGTGGCAAGTTCGGCGGTGGCGGCTACGCGGTCTCCGGTGGTCTGCACGGCGTCGGTTCGTCCGTCGTCAACGCGCTCAGCACCGAGCTCGACGTCGAGGTCGCCCGCGACGGGCACGTCTACCGGCAGAGCTACACCGACGGCGTCCCCGTCGCCCCGGTCGCCGAGGGTGAGGAGACCGACCGCACGGGCACGACGATCACGTTCTGGCCGAACGACCAGATCTTCGAGACGACCGAGTTCGACTACGAGACGCTGCGCACCCGGTTCCAGCAGACGGCCTTCCTCAACAAGGGCCTGAAGATCGAGCTCCGCGACGAGCGCACCCCGGACGAGGGCGAAGAGGCCCGGAAGGACACCTTCCACTACGAGCGCGGGCTCATCGACTACGTCGAGTACCTCAACGCGCAGAAGAAGTCCGACAAGGTCCACGAGGACGTCATCTCGATCGAGGCCGAGGACAAGGAGCGCCAGATCGCGCTCGAGATCGCGATGCAGTGGAACACCTCCTACCAGGAGAGCGTCCACACCTTCGCGAACACGATCAACACGCACGAGGGCGGCACCCACGAAGAGGGCTTCCGCGCCGCGCTGACCTGGCTCGTCAACAAGTACGCGCGTGAGAACAAGATCATCAAGGAGAAGGACGACAACCTCACGGGTGACGACATCCGTGAGGGTCTGACGGCCGTCATCTCCATCAAGCTCGGCGAACCGCAGTTCGAGGGCCAGACGAAGACCAAGCTCGGCAACACCGAGGCGAAGGGCTTCGTGCAGAAGGTCGTCGGCACCGAGCTCGCCGACTGGTTCGACCGCAACCCCACCCAGGCGCGCGACGTCATCCGCAAGGCGATCCAGGCGTCCCAGGCCCGACTCGCCGCCCGCAAGGCGCGCGAGACCACCCGCCGCAAGGGTCTCCTCGAGTCCGGTGGGATGCCCGGCAAGCTCAAGGACTGCCAGTCGAAGGACCCGACGATCTCCGAGATCTTCATGGTCGAGGGCGACTCCGCCGGTGGTTCGGCCGTGCAGGGGCGCAACCCGCTCACGCAGGCGATCCTCCCGCTGCGGGGCAAGATCCTGAACGTCGAGAAGGCGCGTCTCGACCGTGCCCTCGCCAACCAGGAGATCCAGTCGATGATCACGGCGTTCGGTGCCGGCATCGGCGAGGACTTCGACCCGGAGAAGGCGCGGTACCACAAGATCGTGCTCATGGCCGACGCCGACGTCGACGGCCAGCACATCACGACGCTCCTCCTCACCCTGCTGTTCCGCTACATGCGGCCGCTCATCGAGCGCGGCTACGTCTACCTCGCGCAGCCGCCGCTGTACCGACTGAAGTGGTCGAACTCGGCGCACGAGTACGTGTTCTCGGACCGTGAGCGCGACGCGCTGCTGCAGGCCGGCCTCGCGTCCGGCAAGCGGATCCCGAAGGACAACGGCATCCAGCGCTACAAGGGTCTCGGCGAGATGGACTACAAGGAGCTCTGGGACACCACCATGAACCCGGACACCCGCACGCTCCTGCAGGTCACCCTCGAGGACGCCGCCGCCGTCGACAGCGTCTTCGCGACGCTGATGGGCGAGGACGTCGACGCGCGTCGCCAGTTCATCCAGCAGAACGCCAAGGACGTCCGCTTCCTCGACATCTGA
- a CDS encoding DciA family protein: protein MPKPWKPTEPSRFYRHLKAVFGDPSLRTVDARRRRAREVDADSVPYGRGREPKGLGDVVGSLADELGWVEPLARSELFVDWSGVVGEELAKHSRPVTIDDGALVIRCDSTAWATQLRLMRSTITTTIAERHPQAGVQSIRVSGPDAPTWKRGPRTVQGRGPRDTYG from the coding sequence ATGCCGAAGCCGTGGAAGCCGACCGAGCCCTCCCGGTTCTACCGGCACCTCAAGGCGGTCTTCGGCGACCCCTCGCTCCGGACCGTCGATGCTCGCCGACGTCGCGCCCGCGAGGTCGACGCCGATTCGGTGCCGTACGGTCGCGGTCGTGAGCCGAAGGGCCTCGGCGACGTCGTCGGGTCGCTCGCGGACGAACTCGGTTGGGTCGAGCCGCTCGCACGTTCCGAGCTGTTCGTCGACTGGTCCGGCGTCGTCGGGGAAGAGCTCGCGAAGCACTCCCGTCCGGTGACCATCGACGACGGTGCGCTGGTCATCCGGTGCGACTCGACGGCGTGGGCGACGCAGCTCCGACTCATGCGGTCGACCATCACCACGACCATCGCCGAACGGCACCCGCAGGCCGGGGTCCAGTCGATCCGGGTTTCCGGGCCCGACGCCCCCACCTGGAAACGCGGTCCCAGGACGGTCCAGGGGCGCGGTCCTCGCGACACCTACGGTTGA
- the recF gene encoding DNA replication/repair protein RecF translates to MHVDHLQLTDFRNYREAEVDLARGPNLFVGRNGQGKTNLVEAIGYLSTLGSHRVPTDAALVRQGCDAAIVRAKLAHEDRSILAEVQINRSGSNRAQVNRAAIKPRELPRYCTSVLFAPEDLALVRGEPAGRRRMLDELLGQIAPRMQGVLADYDRTLRQRNTLLKSARATGSKAGALSTLDVWDDRLVQFGAEIIAARDHLTRRLAPFVAEAYATVAGERHEATITGVLSVRGVDPEDAAATDPVLGTPDEPVSVPAAAEAFRSALERRRRDELDRGLTLVGPHRDDVLFQLNGLPARGYASHGESWSFALAVQLASAAVLRAESTLGDPIIILDDVFAELDESRRERLANSVADYEQVLITAAVFGDVPAQLAAHTVHIEAGTIVDPSNAAAVDPSTADTAS, encoded by the coding sequence GTGCACGTCGACCACCTGCAACTCACCGACTTCCGGAACTACCGGGAGGCGGAGGTCGACCTCGCACGCGGGCCGAACCTGTTCGTCGGCCGGAACGGACAGGGCAAGACCAACCTCGTCGAGGCGATCGGCTACCTGTCGACGCTCGGCTCGCACCGGGTCCCGACCGACGCGGCGCTGGTCCGCCAGGGCTGCGACGCGGCGATCGTCCGCGCGAAGCTCGCGCACGAGGACCGCAGCATCCTCGCCGAGGTGCAGATCAACCGCTCGGGGTCGAACCGGGCGCAGGTGAACCGCGCGGCCATCAAGCCCCGGGAGCTCCCGCGCTACTGCACGAGCGTGCTCTTCGCCCCCGAGGACCTCGCGCTCGTCCGCGGCGAACCGGCCGGACGACGCCGTATGCTCGACGAACTCCTCGGACAGATCGCCCCGCGCATGCAGGGAGTCCTCGCCGACTACGACCGGACGCTCCGGCAGCGCAACACCCTGCTCAAGTCGGCGCGAGCCACCGGCTCCAAGGCGGGCGCCCTGTCGACGCTCGACGTCTGGGACGACCGACTCGTCCAGTTCGGCGCCGAGATCATCGCCGCGCGCGACCACCTCACCCGACGCCTCGCTCCGTTCGTGGCCGAGGCGTACGCGACCGTCGCCGGTGAACGCCACGAAGCGACCATCACCGGTGTGCTCAGCGTCCGCGGTGTCGACCCCGAGGACGCTGCTGCCACCGATCCGGTGCTCGGGACGCCGGACGAGCCGGTGAGCGTGCCCGCTGCGGCCGAGGCGTTCCGGAGCGCGCTCGAACGACGCCGTCGCGACGAACTCGACCGCGGGTTGACCCTCGTCGGTCCGCACCGCGACGACGTGCTCTTCCAACTGAACGGGTTACCCGCTCGCGGGTACGCCAGTCACGGCGAGTCCTGGTCGTTCGCGCTCGCCGTCCAGCTCGCGAGCGCCGCGGTGCTCCGGGCGGAGTCGACCCTGGGCGACCCCATCATCATCCTGGACGACGTGTTCGCCGAACTCGACGAGTCACGCCGTGAACGCCTGGCGAACTCGGTCGCCGACTACGAGCAGGTGCTCATCACGGCGGCCGTGTTCGGGGACGTGCCCGCGCAGTTGGCGGCGCACACCGTGCACATCGAGGCGGGGACGATCGTCGACCCGAGCAACGCGGCGGCCGTCGACCCGTCGACCGCGGACACGGCGTCCTGA